A region of Rhodospirillales bacterium DNA encodes the following proteins:
- a CDS encoding PAS domain-containing protein — MAEPSSLPLRRHLVANAIAIAPAMGALVVLVWTGALAPRPAIIAGAAIAFVTAVVVRRYLQSFVRFARFVDALARGDAPDTPRFTLSPAADELARGVVSLDAMWTRQRGAMESLSASAQAIIDGLPDPLIGVDGQRRVVRVNRAAADVLGPVAIDRDLAATLRQPALLAAVDAARTGLPVDGAVEFELPGPPERSVAAHVARLARPTADGSLVLVVLHDITALRRAERMRADFVANASHELRTPLASLTGFIETLQGPARGDADAHERFLAIMAEQAGRMRRLVEDLLSLSRIEQREHQPPTGRVEIGPLLRGLATALEMRATGRGVALAVEVADDLPAVPGDRDELAMAIQNLIDNAVKYARAGTTVRIEARPAAGGTLAVSVRDEGEGIAPEHLSRLTERFYRVDSARSREMGGTGLGLAIVKHIVSRHRGALTVASEPGEGSVFTITLPMTPSTGRAAIVT; from the coding sequence ATGGCCGAACCGTCCTCGCTGCCGCTGCGCCGCCACCTCGTCGCCAACGCGATCGCGATCGCGCCGGCGATGGGCGCGCTCGTGGTCCTGGTCTGGACCGGCGCGCTGGCGCCGCGCCCGGCCATCATCGCCGGCGCGGCCATCGCCTTCGTCACCGCCGTCGTCGTGCGCCGCTACCTCCAGTCGTTCGTGCGTTTCGCGCGCTTCGTGGACGCGCTGGCCCGCGGCGACGCGCCGGATACACCGCGCTTCACGTTGTCGCCGGCGGCCGACGAGCTGGCGCGCGGCGTCGTCAGCCTCGACGCGATGTGGACCCGCCAGCGCGGCGCCATGGAATCGCTGTCGGCCTCGGCCCAGGCGATCATCGACGGCCTGCCCGATCCGCTGATCGGGGTCGACGGCCAGCGCCGCGTGGTGCGCGTCAACCGCGCCGCCGCCGACGTGCTGGGGCCGGTCGCGATCGACCGCGATCTGGCGGCGACCCTGCGCCAGCCGGCGCTGCTGGCGGCGGTCGACGCCGCGCGGACGGGATTGCCGGTCGACGGCGCGGTCGAGTTCGAGCTGCCGGGCCCGCCGGAGCGGTCGGTCGCCGCCCATGTCGCCCGGTTGGCGCGGCCGACGGCCGACGGCTCGCTGGTGCTCGTCGTGCTGCACGACATCACGGCGCTGCGCCGCGCCGAGCGCATGCGCGCGGATTTCGTCGCCAACGCCAGCCACGAGCTGCGCACACCGCTGGCCAGCCTGACGGGATTCATCGAGACGCTGCAGGGGCCGGCGCGCGGCGACGCCGACGCCCACGAGCGCTTCCTCGCCATCATGGCCGAGCAGGCAGGGCGCATGCGGCGGCTGGTCGAGGATCTGCTGTCGCTGTCGCGCATCGAGCAGCGCGAGCACCAGCCGCCGACCGGCCGGGTCGAGATCGGCCCGCTGCTGCGCGGGCTGGCGACGGCGCTGGAGATGCGCGCGACGGGCCGAGGTGTGGCCTTGGCGGTCGAGGTGGCCGACGATCTGCCCGCCGTCCCCGGAGACCGCGACGAATTGGCGATGGCGATCCAGAACTTGATCGACAACGCGGTCAAGTACGCCCGCGCCGGTACGACGGTGCGGATCGAGGCGCGACCGGCGGCCGGCGGTACACTGGCCGTGTCGGTGCGCGACGAAGGCGAGGGCATCGCGCCGGAGCACCTGTCGCGGTTGACGGAGCGGTTCTACCGGGTCGACTCGGCGCGGTCGCGCGAGATGGGCGGCACCGGTCTCGGCCTGGCGATCGTCAAACACATCGTCAGCAGGCACCGCGGCGCCTTGACGGTGGCGAGCGAGCCGGGTGAGGGCTCGGTTTTTACCATCACGCTGCCGATGACGCCATCCACCGGGCGCGCCGCGATCGTAACCTAA
- a CDS encoding PstS family phosphate ABC transporter substrate-binding protein, producing the protein MLLTRLVSIAALATAGSGAAFAQTTIKIDGSSTVFPITEAVAEEFQKSQKGKVRVTVGISGTGGGFKKFCRGEIDIADASRPILKSEMDDCGKAGITYVEVPVAFDALTVAVNPKNTWATTITMAELKKMWEPAAKGVVMKWKDVRADWPDTPLTLFGAGADSGTFDYFTEAVTGKAKSSRSDFTASEDDNVLVQGIENDRNALGFIPYAYYQPHATKMKALAIDEGKGKGGVLPSEKTVVDGTYSPMSRPLFLYINVKALGRPEMKAFLDFYLKSQKLITEVKYVPLPEQAYVIARERVAKATAGTAFGGHPEVGLPILDLLKREPKS; encoded by the coding sequence ATGTTGCTGACAAGACTCGTTTCCATCGCCGCGCTGGCGACGGCGGGGTCGGGCGCGGCGTTCGCGCAGACCACCATCAAGATCGACGGGTCGAGCACCGTCTTCCCGATCACCGAGGCAGTCGCCGAGGAGTTCCAGAAGAGCCAGAAAGGCAAGGTCCGGGTGACCGTCGGCATCTCCGGCACCGGCGGCGGCTTCAAGAAGTTCTGCCGCGGCGAGATCGACATCGCCGACGCCTCGCGCCCGATCCTGAAGTCCGAGATGGACGATTGCGGCAAGGCGGGGATCACCTACGTCGAGGTGCCGGTCGCGTTCGACGCGCTGACCGTCGCGGTCAACCCGAAGAACACCTGGGCGACCACGATCACCATGGCCGAGCTCAAGAAGATGTGGGAGCCGGCGGCCAAGGGCGTCGTGATGAAGTGGAAGGACGTCCGGGCGGACTGGCCGGACACGCCGCTGACGCTGTTCGGCGCCGGCGCCGACTCGGGCACGTTCGACTACTTCACCGAGGCGGTCACCGGCAAGGCGAAGTCGAGCCGGTCGGACTTCACCGCGTCCGAGGACGACAACGTCCTCGTGCAGGGCATCGAGAACGACCGCAACGCGCTGGGCTTCATCCCCTACGCCTACTACCAGCCGCACGCGACCAAGATGAAGGCGCTGGCGATCGACGAGGGCAAGGGCAAGGGCGGCGTGCTGCCGTCCGAGAAGACCGTGGTCGACGGCACCTACAGCCCGATGTCGCGCCCGCTGTTCCTCTACATCAACGTCAAGGCGCTCGGCCGCCCCGAGATGAAGGCGTTCCTCGATTTCTACCTGAAGTCGCAGAAGCTGATCACCGAGGTCAAGTACGTGCCGCTGCCCGAGCAGGCCTACGTCATCGCCCGCGAGCGCGTCGCCAAGGCGACGGCCGGAACCGCGTTCGGCGGCCATCCCGAAGTGGGTCTGCCGATCCTCGATCTGCTGAAGCGCGAACCCAAGAGCTGA